GGAAATCCGCGGAGTTCAGCTTGACCGAGATGATGAAGTTTTCCGAGGTTGCGGCACGAACCGCCTGATAAGTCTCAAGCAGAAAACGGCTGCGGTTTTCAATACTGCCACCCCACTGGTCCTGACGCTTATTCGTCAGCGGCGATAAAAACTGGCTGATCAGATAACCATGGGCACCATGTAATTGCACGCCTTCAAACCCGGCCTTTTCACAGATGGCTGCTGAAGTTGCAAAGCGCTGAATAATATCTAGAATCTCATCTTCACCTAGTTCACGCGGTGTCCCAAAACTTACCGCCAGCGCCGGGCTAAAAGGCACAGCCGAAGGCGCAACCGTTTCTTTATTTAATCCTTTAGGACACTGACGTCCCGGATGAGACAACTGAACCAGCTGCACCATACCATGACGTTTGCCCACTTCAGCCCACGCCTGGAGCTGCGCCAGATCACGTTCGGTTTCCACCACGACCACGCCAGGTTCATTTTTGGCACGAAAATCCACCATGACGTTGCCGGTAATCGCGCAGCCCAAACCGCCTTTGGCCCAAGCTTCATAAAGTTTTAAATGGGCCTGATTCGGCTGACCTGCATCATTGGCCAGCGCTTCACTCATCGCGCCTTTAATAATGCGATTTTTAAACTGGGTATTACGAATCTGGATAGAATCAGCCAATTTTGTCATGTATATTCCTAAGGTATTTATCTTATTTTGTATGTGTTATAACCCAAGTCAGAAAATTTGACAATTCAACTTGTCAAATTGACACAAATTTTATTTAAGATGACTGATCACAAATTTATTTGCTCTATGTTTAAGACGATGCATCTTTTTTAGCTGGAATGAAGTGAGAAGTTTAAGTTTTAGGATCAAAAGCATCCCGTATGGCTTCTCCCGTATAAATGAGCAGGGACAGCACAATTGCCAAGGTCAGAAAGCCAGACCAGGCCAGCCAAGGCGCATTTAAATTATTTTTTCCTTGTAGTAACAGCTCACCCAGAGAAGCTGTTTCAGGTGGCAAGCCATACCCCAAAAAATCCAAAGCAGTCAGGGCGCTAATATTAGCGGTCAGCATAAAAGGAAGCTGCGACAGGCTGGAACCGATGACATTGGGCAAGATATGCCGGAACATGATCCGGCCATGGCCTGCGCCCATACTTCTGGCAGCCCAGACATACTCCAGATTTCTCGCTCGCAAAAATTCAGCCCGCACCATCGACACCAGCGTGGTCCAGCCAAAGAACAGCATGATCAAAAACAGCCAGTAAATATTCGGACTGAACAGACTGACCAGAATCATCACCATAAACAGCATTGGCAGACTGCCCCAGACTTCGAGAATCCGTTGCCCAATCAGGTCTACCCAGCCGGCATAATAGCCCTGGATTGCGCCGACCAGAATACCGAGGGCTGCAGACAGCAAAGTCAATGCAAAACCAAATAGCAGGGAAATACGCAAGCCATACAGAATCCGGGCCAACACATCTCGCCCCTGATCATCTGTCCCTAACCAGTTCTGCTGACTGGGGGGTGCAGGAAGCGGCACATCCAGCGCCAGATTGGGTGTGTCATAGGAAAACCGGATAACCGGCCAAAGCGCCCAACCATTGGCATGGATCAGCTGCTGCACAGCCGGGTCCTGATATTCAGCCTCAGTTTCAAAAACACCACCAAAGGTGGTTTCAGGATAGGCCTTCAGTACGGGCAGATAATAAGCATCCTGATATTTGACCAGCAGGGGTTTATCATTGGCAATCAGTTCCGCGCCCAACGAAAGCAGCAGAATCATTAAAAATGCAATGAAACAGGCAAAACCGGTCCGGTTATTTTTAAAGCGTTGCAGGCTGGCACGCAGCATCGGTGACATTATTTCAATCCTCGCGATTCAAAATGAATCCGTGGATCAATTACCCGGTACAGCACATCACTGAGTAAACGCAGAAGCAGACCCAGCAAGCTAAAAATAAAGAGCGTTCCAAAAATTACCGGATAATCCCGCTGCATAATCGCCTCAAATCCCAGCAGCCCCAAACCATCCAGATTGAAGATGATTTCGATAAACAGGTTACCGACAAATAGAATGCCGAGCAGTGCCTCAGGTAAACCGGCAACCAGAACCAGCACAGCATTCCGCAATACATGCCGATACAGCACTGCCCGTTCCTGTAGGCCTTTGGCTTGCGCTGCCAGTACATAATGTTTGCCCAGCTCCTCGACAAAGGAAAATTTCACCAGATAGGTCAGTCGGGAAAAACCGCCCAGTACAATAGCCAGCAAGGGCAGCGCCATATGCCAAAAATAATCCCGGATTTTCCCCCAAAAAGATAATTCAGCAAAATTTTCCGAGCTTAGGCCTTGCAAAGGAAACCATTGCAGATAAGAGCCACCTGCAAACAATACAATCAGCAAAATCGCAAAAATAAAGGCTGGAATGGCATAACCGACCGCCAACAGCAAGGAGGTAGTCTGGTCAAACAGGCTGCCATGCTTTTTAGCTTTCTGGATGCCCAGAGGAATCGAGACCAGATAGATCAGCACCGTACTCCACAGGCCTAAAGACAATGAGACAGGAAGTTTTTCCCAGATGAGGTCTGTTACAGCCTGCCCTTTAAAAAAACTGTGTCCCAAGTCAAACTGGGCATAGCTTTTCAGCAGTTCCCAGAAACGCAGATAGAGCGGCTGGTCAAATCCATATTGAATTTTAATCTGCTCCAGCATTTCAGGCGTCAGACCTTGCTGCCCCTGATATTTCAAGCCATTCGCCCCTAGAGGGTTAACGTGCTGCGCCTGATAAATCGCCTGTTCTACAGGACCACCCGGTGCAAGCTGAATCACCACAAAATTGATCAGTAAAATGACGAATAATGTTGGAATCATGAGTAGCAGACGTTTGAGTATATAAGTACTCATGGTACTCCTCGGGACTAGAAACTTAGCGATATTTTAAATAGGGTGCTATTTGTTTGGCCTTGCCAGCATCAACCCACCAGTAATCAATGCCGGCAGAAAGCTTCGGCTTGATCTTGGGTTGTTGATACATATTCCAGTAAGCGTACCAGTATTCACGGCTACCATATGTCGGAATGTGATAATAACCCGCCCGCAGCAAACGATCCAAGGCCCGGGTACGGTCTATCAGCTGCTCGCGGCTTTGCGCCTGAATGACCTGATCAATTACCCGGTCAATCCCCGGATTGCGAATCCCGGCATAATTATAGTTGCCGGACTGGCCTGCAGCCTCGCTACCCCACAACTGCTTTTGTTCCTGTCCCGGCGTCAGCGATTGCGGCATGGTATCCACAATCATATCGAACTGATAATTTCTTAGCTGCTCATAATACTGTGCAGTTTCCACCATCCGGATTCGAGCCTGAATCCCCAGACGTTTTAAATGCCTGAGATAAGGCATCAGATAACGCTGCTGCTCGGCCTGATGTAATAAAAACTCGATTTTTACAGTTTTACCCTGGGCATTTAGCAACTGTCCCTGCTGATAATAATAACCGGCTTTTAACAGGATTTTCCGGGCCTGAAGCAGGTTTTTGCGGTTAAATCCGGAGGCATCCGAGGGTGGATACTGCCAGTTTTGCAATACTGCTTGACGCTGTACCGGATGCAATTTAGACAGTTCAGGCTGTAAAATTTTCAGCTCCTGAGCACTGGGTTTTCCACCAGATGCGAGTTCACTATTGCTAAAAAAACTATTTAAACGCTGATACTCTCCATGAAACATGGCTTTGTTCAGCCATTCAAAATCATAGGCCAGACTCAGCGCCTGACGGAAGTAAATATCAGCAAAAGGCTGACGCCGAGTATTCAACACCAGGCTTTGTGTGGGAATCGGATTATGGTGGTGTAGGCGATAGGTCTTGACCCGGCCTTGCCGTACCGCAGGAAAGCGGTAATCTTTCACCCAGCGGCTGACCTGAGTTTCCTCATGGAGGGTGAACTGGCCTGATTTAAAAGCTTCAAATTTAATTTCCGGACTGCGGTAATATCGATATTGAATCCGGTCAAAATTATAACGCCCACGATTGACCGGCAAATCCCGGCCCCAATAATGCGGATTGCGCTTATAGGAAATACGTCGTCCCGCTTCAATCCGTTCAATCACATAAGGCCCTGAACCCAGAATCGGTTTCAGGCTGATCTCCTTAAAATTACGCTGCTGCCATTCCTGTTGTGCATAAATCGGCATTTGTGACACGCCTATGGCCATTTCCGGATTGTGGCGCGACTTAAAACTGATTTTGACTTTTAAGGGAGATAGCACTTCAATGCGTTGAATATCCGCCAGATACATCTGCAAGCCAAAATTGGATTGGGTCTGATACAGCTCAAAGCTGTATTTAACATCCTTTGCCGTGACGGGCTGACCATTACTGAATCTGGCCTTCGGATTTAAATGGAAAATAATATAGGCGGTCTGCTCTGGATCGAAACTGACTTTCTCCGCCAGCAAGGGATAATATACGCCAGGCTCATCCAGCGACTTCGACAGTAAACTGTCAAAAATATAGTTAATCCCTTCAGTGACATTCCCCTTGCCATTCATGCTGTTCAGATTATCAAAACTGCCATCCGCAGCCCGGATCAGCACCCCACCTTTGGGTGCTTTAGGGTTGGCATAAGGCATAGATTCAGCGTGAGCATATTGAGGACTGCCATGCAGGGCAATATACGGGGTGGTGATGACTGCTGCCCCACTGCTACTGATGAGCCAAGGGGCAGTCACTACCATCCAGATATGACTGGGATTAAACAATCTCACGAGACAAAAATCAGTTTGGAACCTTAATTACCTCGCCAATCCGCAATTGCGTATTCGGTTTGATTTCATTCATTTCTGCCAGTTCGTCTGTTGCCAGACCATGACGCGCAGCCAGACCAATCAAGGTATCTCCACGCTGGATCTTATATTCAGTCACCAATTT
The nucleotide sequence above comes from Acinetobacter sp. 10FS3-1. Encoded proteins:
- a CDS encoding NADH:flavin oxidoreductase/NADH oxidase family protein; the encoded protein is MTKLADSIQIRNTQFKNRIIKGAMSEALANDAGQPNQAHLKLYEAWAKGGLGCAITGNVMVDFRAKNEPGVVVVETERDLAQLQAWAEVGKRHGMVQLVQLSHPGRQCPKGLNKETVAPSAVPFSPALAVSFGTPRELGEDEILDIIQRFATSAAICEKAGFEGVQLHGAHGYLISQFLSPLTNKRQDQWGGSIENRSRFLLETYQAVRAATSENFIISVKLNSADFQRGGISEEDVIYVFKAMDAAGIDMIEVSGGTYEAPAMAGVKAEKRKASTVAREAYFLDFAEKIRQEVNCHLMVTGGFRTAAGMNAALESGACEFVGIARPFAVEPDLGDRLVAGEDVRYAVEKIKTGIPMVDKMAIMEIIWYAAQFKEIAKGNQPNPKLSPLKVFLNYLKGNVKAVIKGQINSRKSA
- a CDS encoding ABC transporter permease codes for the protein MSPMLRASLQRFKNNRTGFACFIAFLMILLLSLGAELIANDKPLLVKYQDAYYLPVLKAYPETTFGGVFETEAEYQDPAVQQLIHANGWALWPVIRFSYDTPNLALDVPLPAPPSQQNWLGTDDQGRDVLARILYGLRISLLFGFALTLLSAALGILVGAIQGYYAGWVDLIGQRILEVWGSLPMLFMVMILVSLFSPNIYWLFLIMLFFGWTTLVSMVRAEFLRARNLEYVWAARSMGAGHGRIMFRHILPNVIGSSLSQLPFMLTANISALTALDFLGYGLPPETASLGELLLQGKNNLNAPWLAWSGFLTLAIVLSLLIYTGEAIRDAFDPKT
- a CDS encoding ABC transporter permease subunit, whose translation is MSTYILKRLLLMIPTLFVILLINFVVIQLAPGGPVEQAIYQAQHVNPLGANGLKYQGQQGLTPEMLEQIKIQYGFDQPLYLRFWELLKSYAQFDLGHSFFKGQAVTDLIWEKLPVSLSLGLWSTVLIYLVSIPLGIQKAKKHGSLFDQTTSLLLAVGYAIPAFIFAILLIVLFAGGSYLQWFPLQGLSSENFAELSFWGKIRDYFWHMALPLLAIVLGGFSRLTYLVKFSFVEELGKHYVLAAQAKGLQERAVLYRHVLRNAVLVLVAGLPEALLGILFVGNLFIEIIFNLDGLGLLGFEAIMQRDYPVIFGTLFIFSLLGLLLRLLSDVLYRVIDPRIHFESRGLK
- a CDS encoding extracellular solute-binding protein, with translation MVVTAPWLISSSGAAVITTPYIALHGSPQYAHAESMPYANPKAPKGGVLIRAADGSFDNLNSMNGKGNVTEGINYIFDSLLSKSLDEPGVYYPLLAEKVSFDPEQTAYIIFHLNPKARFSNGQPVTAKDVKYSFELYQTQSNFGLQMYLADIQRIEVLSPLKVKISFKSRHNPEMAIGVSQMPIYAQQEWQQRNFKEISLKPILGSGPYVIERIEAGRRISYKRNPHYWGRDLPVNRGRYNFDRIQYRYYRSPEIKFEAFKSGQFTLHEETQVSRWVKDYRFPAVRQGRVKTYRLHHHNPIPTQSLVLNTRRQPFADIYFRQALSLAYDFEWLNKAMFHGEYQRLNSFFSNSELASGGKPSAQELKILQPELSKLHPVQRQAVLQNWQYPPSDASGFNRKNLLQARKILLKAGYYYQQGQLLNAQGKTVKIEFLLHQAEQQRYLMPYLRHLKRLGIQARIRMVETAQYYEQLRNYQFDMIVDTMPQSLTPGQEQKQLWGSEAAGQSGNYNYAGIRNPGIDRVIDQVIQAQSREQLIDRTRALDRLLRAGYYHIPTYGSREYWYAYWNMYQQPKIKPKLSAGIDYWWVDAGKAKQIAPYLKYR